A region of Paractinoplanes abujensis DNA encodes the following proteins:
- a CDS encoding LysR family transcriptional regulator: MTGIRVSSDALYAFVVFADHLNLTRAAEALAISQPSLHSKIATLARELGMPLYQRTGNRLRLTPGGERVAQFARDHQNRLDLFLKDLHGVPADQPLVTAAGHTAYLYLLGPTIRRMLAERPGSIRPLHTNRTQMQAAVRTGRAQLGVFSLHVLPTDLVATPIAAYSQMLLMPKNHRLARRRTLRLRDLAGSDLIVPPPARPHRINLERALIDADVPWTIAVEAEGLPMTLDFAALGVGLAVVAGCVTPAPGLVTRPVTDLPRVIFHAIHRPGALEDPRVAGLLTAIRDGIPVTARPKAGGTTRRET; the protein is encoded by the coding sequence ATGACCGGGATCCGGGTGTCATCCGATGCGCTGTACGCGTTCGTGGTGTTCGCCGATCACCTCAATCTGACCCGGGCCGCCGAGGCACTCGCCATCAGCCAGCCCTCGCTGCACTCGAAAATCGCCACGCTTGCGCGGGAACTCGGGATGCCGCTGTACCAGCGCACCGGCAACCGGCTGAGGTTGACCCCCGGCGGGGAACGGGTCGCGCAGTTCGCCCGCGACCACCAGAACCGGCTTGATCTGTTCCTCAAAGACTTGCATGGCGTTCCCGCCGACCAGCCCCTGGTGACCGCCGCCGGTCACACCGCCTACCTGTATCTGCTCGGGCCGACTATCCGGCGCATGCTGGCCGAGCGGCCTGGCAGCATCCGCCCGCTGCACACCAACCGGACGCAGATGCAGGCCGCGGTTCGCACCGGCCGTGCCCAGCTCGGTGTGTTCAGCCTGCACGTGCTGCCTACCGACTTGGTCGCCACACCGATCGCCGCCTACTCGCAGATGCTGCTCATGCCCAAGAACCACCGCCTGGCGAGACGCAGAACGCTGAGGCTGCGAGACTTGGCCGGTAGTGACCTGATCGTCCCGCCACCGGCCCGCCCGCACCGGATCAACCTCGAACGTGCCCTCATCGACGCTGACGTGCCGTGGACCATCGCGGTGGAGGCCGAGGGTCTCCCGATGACCCTGGACTTCGCTGCTCTTGGAGTCGGGCTCGCTGTCGTTGCCGGCTGCGTCACCCCGGCACCGGGGCTGGTCACCCGTCCTGTGACCGACCTGCCCCGGGTCATTTTCCACGCCATCCACCGTCCCGGCGCCCTCGAGGACCCTCGCGTGGCCGGTCTGCTGACGGCTATCCGGGATGGCATCCCGGTCACGGCGAGACCCAAAGCAGGCGGCACAACCCGGAGAGAAACGTAA
- a CDS encoding NUDIX hydrolase: MDQGESLPDTAVRETAEETGIDVEITGLVGIYTDPRRVILYTSNNEARQEFSVVFTGRPIGGIPTTSEESTEVRWVPPADISSLVSYSMGVNRASDRWRRRRW, translated from the coding sequence ATGGACCAGGGCGAGTCGCTGCCGGACACCGCCGTCCGGGAGACCGCTGAGGAGACTGGGATCGACGTCGAGATCACCGGCCTGGTCGGCATCTACACCGACCCTCGCCGCGTCATTCTCTACACCAGCAACAACGAGGCCAGGCAAGAGTTCTCGGTGGTGTTCACCGGCCGCCCGATCGGCGGAATACCAACGACCAGCGAGGAGTCAACCGAGGTCCGCTGGGTTCCCCCGGCCGACATCAGCTCGCTGGTCTCGTACTCGATGGGGGTCAATCGGGCTAGCGATCGTTGGCGTCGGCGGCGGTGGTAG
- a CDS encoding fibronectin type III domain-containing protein, with protein sequence MAAVIAVAALVFVLANRSSDGSDSGDVPTLAGSPPSEVTLDDRGTTVAVTWADPTGGTVPFMVIMGRPGQELKPAGTLVPGKTSFEMDGLNANLNYCFAVVAVYSGNKFATSPQACTSRASATPR encoded by the coding sequence ATGGCGGCCGTGATCGCGGTGGCGGCGCTGGTTTTTGTGCTGGCTAATCGGTCGAGTGACGGGTCTGACAGCGGCGATGTGCCAACTCTGGCGGGGTCGCCGCCGAGCGAGGTGACCTTGGACGATAGGGGCACAACGGTCGCGGTCACGTGGGCCGATCCGACCGGCGGGACCGTGCCGTTCATGGTCATCATGGGCAGGCCGGGGCAGGAGCTGAAGCCGGCGGGGACGCTCGTGCCAGGCAAAACGTCGTTCGAGATGGATGGGTTGAACGCGAATCTGAACTACTGCTTCGCCGTGGTGGCGGTCTACAGCGGTAACAAGTTCGCGACCTCGCCGCAGGCGTGCACGAGCCGGGCGTCGGCTACTCCGAGATAG